The DNA sequence ATGAAGGTGACGGCGAGCGTCGAGGTATCGCCAACGGTGGCGAAGGGCCGCGACCTGACGGTCGAGATTCCGGCGGGTGGCGCAGTGCCGATCGCGTGGAACCTGACGGCACCGGCTGGCTTCGATAAATTGAACTGGAAGGTCACGGCCAAGGACGCGAGCGGCAAGGCGAGCGACATGATCACCGTGTCGCAGGAAATCGCACCGGCGGTGCCGGTCGAAACCTGGGCCGCGACGTTGACGCGGGTTGGGGCGGACGGGACGATCTCGATCCAGCCGCCCGCCGGTGCATTGCCGGGGTTCGGCAACGTTTCCGTCCAGCTGACGAATACGCTCGTGCCGCCGCTGGAGGGGGTCCGTGCGTATATGTCGGCCTATCCCTATGGCTGTTTCGAGCAGCGCACGTCGAAGGCGATTGCGCTGGGCGATACCGGCGCGTGGAACGCGCTGGCGGGCGAGATGCCGGTCTATGTCGATCGCGACGGGCTATTGCGGTATTTCCCGTCAGAGCAATTGTCGGGGTCGGAGGCGCTGACGGCCTATGTCCTGTCGATCACGGCGGAGGCGGGACTGCCGCTGCCCGAAGGGCCGCGTGGCCGCATGATCGAAGCGATGAAGGCGGTGCTCGACGGACGCTTGCGGCGCGAGACCTATGGCGATGTGCGGTTGCAAAAGGTCGCGGCGTTCGCGGCGCTGGCACGGCAGGGGGCGGCGAGCGCGGCGATGCTGGGGCAGCTGGGCATGGGGCCAGCGGACATGCCGACATCGACTTTGGCCGATTATATCGCGGCGCTGGGCCGGGTGCCGGGGCTGGCGAATGGGGCGCAATTGCGCGCGGCGGCGGAGGGCGTGCTCAAGACGCGGCTGGTCTATGAAGGTACGCGGATCGACCTGACCGACAAGGCCAACAGCCCGTGGTGGATGATGGCGTCGGGCGATGAGGCGGTGTTGAAAGCTTTAGTCGCCACGGTCGGGCGGCCATCCTTCCAGGGCGAGACGCCGAAGATGATGACCGGGGCGGCGCTGCGCCAGCAACGCGGGCATTGGGACACGACCACGGCCAATGCGTGGGGCGTGGTCGCGGCGCGCAAATTTGCTGGCATCTATCCGGCGGAAGCGGTGGCGGGGATCACCACCGCGTCGCTGGGGACGCAGACGGTGCGTCGGGGCTGGCCGCTGGCCGACCCGCAGCGCAGTTTCGTCTTTGCCCTGCCGCCGGTGGGACAGGCAACGCCGCTGCGGATGTCGCAGGCGGGCGGCTCCGGGCCGTGGGCGATGGTGCAGGTGCGCGCCGCCGTGCCGCTGACCCAGCCGCTAAGTGCGGGCTACAAACTGACGCGCAAGGTCGATGTGGTGCAGGCCAAGACCAAGGGCGTGCTGACGCGCGGCGACGTACTGCGCGTGACGCTGACGGTGGAGGCGAGTGCCGAGCGCAACTGGGTGGTCGTCAACGATCCGGTTCCCGCGGGCGCGACGGTGATCGGATCGCTGGGCGGGCAATCGGAGATGCTGGCGGAAGGCGGCGAGGGTTCGGGCACGCAGCCCAGCTATGTCGAGCGCGGGCGGGATAGCTGGCGCGGCTATTTCGCCTGGCTGCCACGGGGCACGCATACCGTCAGCTACACGATGCGGCTGAACGCGGCGGGCCGGATGCAGCTGCCGCCGTCGAAGGTCGAGGCAATGTACTCGCCGGAGATCCGCGCGGCGGTGCCGAATTCGCCGGTGGTGATTGCGCAGCGGTGACGTGAGGGGTGCGAGTAATGCTTACGGGATCGCGACGCTCCCCTCCCTGAAAGGGAGGGGTTGGGAGTGGGTGCGCGCGTCCGGGCGCATCGGCATGATCTCAGTGGCATCCCTGAAATGCGGCATGGGAGGCATCGAGCTTCCCCCGCCGCAAAACCCACCCCCTGCCCCTCCCTTTCAGGGAGGGGAGTGAATGCTGCGTTGGCGCATCTGGACTCGCACGCGGCGGCTGTGGGCAAGCATTGAGGCTCCCACGCATCGCGCATGGTGGACCGGGCCGCGTATCGTCGTTGCAACGGTATTGGCCTTCGCCGGGGTCTATGCCGCGATCGACTATGCCACCCTGCCTCCGCGCCTGCCCGGTCATGCCGCCACCGTCGCTGGGTGGAAGCCGTCCGAGGCATGGCTGTACGACCGCAATGGGCGGTTGCTCGATTCGTCGCGGGTGGATTTTGCGGCGCGGCGGCTGGGCTGGGTGACACCCGACAAGATCGCGCCCGATGCGGTCGAGGCACTGGTGGCGGCGGAGGACCGGCGCTTTCGGGACCATGACGGGATCGACTGGTGGTCGGTCGCCGGATCGATCCGCGACCGGGTGCAGGGCAAGCGCGCGCGCGGAGCGTCGACGCTGTCGATGCAGGTCGCGGCGTATCTGGCACCCGAGCTTGCGGCACCGGGGTCGCGCGGGCTGTTCGACAAGTTTCGGCAGATGCGGGCGGGCGCGGCGCTGGAGCGGGTGTGGTCGAAGGACGATATCCTGGAGGCCTATCTCAACCTGGCCGGGTTTCGTGGGGAGGCGCAGGGGATCGGCGCGGCGGCTTTGGGGCTGTTTGGCAAGACGCCCGACGCGCTGACGCGGGATGACGGCTATTTGCTGGCGGCGCTGTTGCCGAACCCCTCGGCGGGCGCGCCCGAAGTCGCGCGGCGGGCCTGTGCCCTCCTTCGTAATACGGCGTCCCGGAACTCGGACTGCGCGCGCTTTGCCGGAGCGGCGGCGTCGATGTTGGGTCCGGCGCGCAGCCTTGCGCTCGACCCCGGTCTCGCACCTCATCTGGCCAACCGGTTGCTGACCGAGCCGGGTGCGCGGGTGACGACGACGATCGATACGGGCATTCAGCAGGTGGCGATCCGGGCGCTCAGACGGCAGCTACTGGGGCTGGGCGGGACGCGCGCGCGGGATGGCGCGGTGGTGGTGGCGGACAACCAGACCGGGGAGATCCTGGCGTGGGTCGGCGGGATTGGCGGCGAGTCCACGGCACCGTCGGTGGATGGCGCTGCGAGTTATCGGCAGGCCGGATCGACGCTGAAACCATTCCTGTACGCGCAGGCGATCGAGAAGGGGTATCTGACCCCCGCCTCGATCCTCGACGATTCGCCGGTTCAGCTGGACACCGCATCCGGCCTGTACGTGCCGCAAAATTACGACCGTGCGTTCAAGGGGCCGGTGAGCGCGCGGGCGGCGCTGGCGGGATCGCTGAACGTCCCCGCCGTGCGAACCCTGGTGCTGACGGGGGTCGAGGCGTTTCGGGACCGGCTGTGGGACACCGGCTATCGCGGGCTGACCGAGGACGGTGAGTATTACGGATTCAGTCTGGCCTTGGGGTCGGCGGAGGTGACGTTGGTCGAACAGGTCGCAGCATTTCGCAGCTTGGTGCTGGGCGGGCGTTTTGCGCCGCTTACGGTGCGGAAAGGTGAGAAGGCGCAACCTGCGCGCGTCACCACCACGCCGCAGGCGGCATGGCTGGTGAGCGACATGATCGCCGATCCCAATGCCCGCGCCAGCACGTTTGGGATGGATTCGGCGCTGCGCCTGCCATTTTGGGCGGCGGTGAAGACGGGGACGTCAAAGGGGATGCGCGACAATTGGTGCATCGGCTTCAGCGACCGCTACACGGTGGGCGTGTGGATCGGCAATCTGGAGGGCGATCCGATGCGCGCCGTATCCGGCACCAGCGGTGCGGCGCCGGTGTGGCGCGACGTGATGATGGCGCTGCACACCGGGCGACCCGGTCGCCAGCCCGTGCGGCCCGAGGGAATCGAGCAACGCGCGATTGTCTTTGGCGGTGGCATCGAGCAGCCACGGCGCGAGTTCTTCCTGCGCGGCACGGCGATGAACCGTGTCGCGGCGGCACCCGCAGGGTCGCGCCGCCCGCGTATCGTCAGCCCGCTGTCGGGCAGCGTCTATGCGCTCGACCCCGACATCCCGATCGAGCGGCAACGCATGGCGATTTCGGTGACCGGGGAAGTGACCGGGCATCGGCTGGTGCTGGATGGCCGCGATCTGGGCGCGGCGGACGCGAGACCGATGGTGCTGGCGGGGCCGGGATCGCATAAATTGCGATTGGTCGATCTGGGCGGGCGGGTGGTCGATCAGGTGATGTTCACAGTGCGTTAGCGCGTAAGACGGCGCCGGCCCGCTCCCCCACCCGGCCACCCACAGCGTATTCTGAAATGGGTGGCCGGGTGGGGGAGCGGGCCGGTGCCGCCACTTCAAGCGCGCACGATGATGCCGGGCCGCTTCGCCGCGCGCCATGCCCCACCAGAAGTTGCCACAGGGACATGGCGTGCGAAGAAAACAACCCGGCATCTGCGGCATCGCGTGAAAATCGAACCAAACCGATTCACGCGCGTTGCAGCATTCGGTCCTACCCTTTCGGGATCGACATCGGGTAATCGGTCGCGCCGGCAGCGTATCCGCCGGCGCGGCCACTTTTTATTCCTGGTTACCGCATTCCCCGAGTCACCAGCTTTCAGCTGGCTCGTCGATGCCTGGCGATTACCAGAAGAAGTTCCGGATCACGCGGATCACCCGACCGCGGCGGGTGTCGACCAGCAGCATGTCGTCATAGTGACGCACCCAGCGCTGGTTATAGCCGGCCGCTGGCAGGCGATAGCGCCACGGGTCGTTGATGTAATAACGGCTGCCATAATATTGCGGGGCAATCCGCACGCCCGCGCTGAAGCCGTTATAGCGGAACGGCGCACGCCAGTTGCCACGCGAATAGACGCGGCGATTCTGGGTGCGATAGCCGCGCCAGTCGTCATTGCCCCAGCGGCGGTTACGGTCTTGGACCGAATCGCGCACGTCGCGGCGAGCTTCCCGCACGTCACGGCGCTCTTCGCGGATGTCACGACGATCACCGGTACGCTGGGCACGGCGCAGCTCGCCGCGTTCCTCACGCAGGTCCTGACGGTCACGACGCACTTCGCGCTGGCTCTGCGCGCTGGCCGGTGCGGCTGCCATTGCGGGCATAGCGACGGCGGCGATCAGTGCGGCGAACATGAGCTTATTCTTCATCACAGCTCCTCCTTCTTTCTTACCGGGAGATCCGGTGTGAAGCAGGATTTAGCCCCTCGCAACTGAACGGCGCGGGAATGATGCTGTCAGCGAATAGAAAGCCTGCGCTATTTTATCAGGGGCCGTCGCTCGGCCCCGGCCCGGTCCCCGGCGCGCCGACGGTGCCGATATTGCCGAACAGATCCTCAAAGAAGCCGCGTTCCCGGCCCAGCGTCGGCGTTTTCTTGCCTGACGGGCTGATCGATGCGATCTGCTCCGCCCCGGTCCGGTTCACGTCGGTGACGTTGCCGGCGGCGTCGAAGCGGATGCGCAGCGTCGTCTGTTCGCGCGCCTTGGGATCGTTAAAGGCATAGTTGCGGGTCTGGCGCCCGACATAATACCATTCGCCCTGGTTGAACTGGCTGGTCAGCGTCGGCTTGCCCAACGTCGCCAGCACCGATTCGCGGTTGTCCACGCCGGGCTGCACCGAGTTCACCAGATCGGAATCGACGACATAGCCCTGATAGCCGCGCAGCGGCGCGCATGCGCCCGCGCCCAGCAAGAGCCCAATCAATATGGGGCCGGACACGGCAACACGAAGTACACGGGCGGAAACCATCAACACTCAACTCCCAATCGGGCACATACAAACGTACACGGGGCGCACGCATTGCATCGCGCGCCGTTCCCCTCAATATGCGCGCACGCCCCCGCAAACAAGCGGGGTATGAGGAGCATGACAATGGGATTGTGGCAACGGCTGACCGGACGCAAGGCGGAAAATCCCGCTCTGGCGCTGTATCAGGCCGTGGTGGCGCACGGACGCGCGCCGCATTGGTATGAAGCGGGCGGCGTGCCGGATACGATCAACGGCCGATTCGACATGATCGCAACCGTGCTGGCGATCGTGCTGTTGCGGATGGAGGCCGAGCAGGAAGCGGCGGCGGCATCGGCGCAATTGGCCGAATGCTTCATCGACGATATGGACGGCCAGCTGCGCCAGAGCGGCGTCGGCGATGTCGTTGTCGGCAAGCGGATGGGCAAGATGATGGGTCTGGTCGGCGGACGGCTGGGTGCGTACCGCGACGGGCTTGCGAGCGAGGGGTTTGAGGATGCGTTGCTGCGCAACCTGTATCGCGGCGAACATCCCGGTGAGGCGGCTCTGGCGCATAGTGCCGGGGAATTGCGGGCGCTGCATACGGCGCTGGCCGGGGTGCCGTTGGACGCGCTGCTGGCCGGGCGACTGCCCGGATGACCCCGGAATTTTCGCGCCCGCACCGGCTCGACGCGATCGGCGCGGGGGATCGCTCAGTCGCGGTCGATGCGGATGAGGGAGAGCGCAAGGCGCTGGCCCGCCGTTTCGGGCTGATTGCGATCGACCGGCTGCACGCCAGCGGGACGATACGACAGGATGCCACGGGCATCGTCATGCGTGGCCATCTGTCCGGCGCGGTGGTGCAGGCGTGCAGCATCAGCGGCGACCCGGTCCCCGCCATTGTCGAGGAGGATTTCTCGATCCGCTTCGTGCCCGAAGCGGGCGCGGGCGAGGACGAGGTCGAGCTGACCGCAGACGATTGCGACACGGTGTTCTTTGCGGGCAGTGCGATCGACGTCGGCGAAGCCGTGGCGGAGACGCTGGCACTGGCGCTCGATCCCTTCCCGCGCGGCCCCACCGCCGACACGGCGCTGCGCGATGCCGGGGTGCTGAGCGAGGAAGATACGGGGCCGTTCGCGGCGCTGGCCGCGCTCAAGAAAAAGCTCAAATAATCGGCGTCAGCGGTGGGCGCCCATCGCAATAGGCGCTGGCGGGATCGTCGAACGGAAACCCCGCCGCCGCGACCACGCCCAGCAAACGGCGGACATTTTGCAGACTGTTATCGGTCACCGCCTGCGCCGTCGGGTGTGACAGCCAGGCTGGATTGACCAGAAAGCCGCCACGCACGCGGACCAGCTGACCGCCAGCCACCATCGCCGCGCAATGGCGGTTGGCGGTGGCGGCGGTGACGCCGATCGTGCGACCGGCGGCCAGCGCGCTGACCGGATGACTGGCGAAGCTGGGGTCGGGCGACAAGGGCTGGCCACGGCAATTGCCGGCCACGACGGTCGAGAACAGCACCAGATCGAGCCAGCCGGCATGTTTCTCTCGGTTGGTCTGGGTGACCGCCAGCATGATATCCGCCGCCGCGCGCACGCCCGTCGCCATATGATAGGGCGCGCGCCGGGTTTCGGGCACGGCGACACCGGTCTCTTTCAAATCTTCGACGAAGCGGGCGAAACAGTCGTGCGTCCAGCGCAGGAGCTGGGCGATGGCGGGACGCGCCAACCCTTCGGGCGTCACGTTGATGCGGTTTCCCGCCCGGTGGCACAGCCCGTCGGCCACCAGCGCCGTCACATGCCGCCGGATCGTTTCATAGGGTCGCCCCAGCGACTGCGCGAGCGCATGGACCGAGGTCGGCGCTATCGTCGCCGTCGCCGGGTCGGGCAGGCCGGTCACCCGCGTCGCCAACGTATAGATGACGAAACGGTCAAGCCGCCCGTCAAACGTGCGCACGCCATTGGCGGTGATGCTGGTCTGCAATTCGGCGAGCAGCCGCGTGATCGGCCGAATCCGGGCATGGTGCGAATCGATCGTCATGTGCCGAACGCTTGTAACGCCTTTGCCCCGCTCAGTCGCAGGGCGGCGGACAGGTCAGGCAGGCCGACTTGCCCTCGTCGCGCTTCACCGTGCCGCTGGCGGTGCGACTGCCGGTCGGCACCGCCTTGGGCGGGCGCTGTGTGCAGCGCGGCGGTTCGCTGTCGGTCGGCTGCCCTTCCGGTGGCGGTGGCGGTGGCGGTGGAGGTGGAGGGGGCGGCGGTGGAGGAGGAGGTGGCGGTGGCGGCGCAGGCATCACCGGCGCGGGCGGCGGGAGCGTCTGCGCCGCGACGATTGCCGCGGGCAGTGCGAACCATATCAATGCGACGATAACGTAGCGCATGCCTGTTCCCCATGGGGAGATTGCGCCGGATGCGGTAGAGAGTCAAAGCCGCGCCGCCGCCGCGCGAAGATCGGCAACGAACACCCCATATTCCTCGGCCTTGCGGGCTTCGTCGGGCAGACGCAGCAGGTAGCTCGGATGGACGGTGATCCAGGCCTCGCCGCCATCGGGCAGCGTAAGGGGATGGCCGCGTTCCTTCGATATGGTGACGGCCCGACCCAGCAGCGATCGCGCCGCCGTCGCGCCCAGCGCCACCGTCACCTTTGGGCGCACGAGCAACCGCTCCTGTTCGATCCACCAGCGGCACGCGGTGATCTCGCCCGCATCGGGCTTGGAATGGATGCGGCGTTTGCCGCGCGGCTCGAACTTGAAATGCTTGACCGCGTTGGTCAGGTACGCGGCGCTGCGGTCGATCCCCGCCTCCGCCAGTGCGCGGTCCAGCACTTGTCCGGCGGGACCGACGAATGGGTGCCCGGCCAGATCCTCCTGATCGCCCGGCTGCTCGCCCACCAGCATGAGCGGGGCATCGACCGGCCCCTCACCGAACACGGTTTGCGTCGCGTGTTTGAACAGGTGGCAACGGGTGCAGGTCGCGGCCTCGTCGCGCAACGCCGCCCACGCGGCTTCGCTGTTGCCGCCCGGAGCGGTGCGAGCGGCTTCGACCATGGCGATTTCCCGTGCTCTGGCCCCTGCGATCAGGCCCGGTACCAGCGCGGTTTCGGGCATGTTCTTCCAGTATTTGCGCGGCATTTCCTTCAGCATCGCGCCGGTCTTGAGCCGTGCGGGGTTGAAGATCGCGGCGTAATAGGTTTTCCAGATCGCCTCCGCCGGATCGTCCTGCGGCGCGTCTTCCTTGGTTGCGCCCGGCCCCTCGCTCAGCGTCTTGCCATCCCAGTGCAATGAAATGTCGGGCGTCAGGATCGACCAGTTCATCGAGTTGAAGCGATCGACGAAGAAGCGCGCATTGATGCGCGCGATATGATGTTCGGGCTCGAACCACGCGACGAAGCGCTGGGCATCATCGTCGGTCAGCTCACGAAAGCGCACGAAAGCGCGCATCTTGTGGATGTCGCGGCGAACCGCTTTCGTCATGCGTTCGAGCCGCTGGACCAGCGGATCGGCGCTGTCGTCGATCGCGTGCGGGTCGGCGGCGATACGCGCGAGCAGCGTGTAGAGCAATGCGAACCGCTGCGGGTCGCTGTGCAGGATCGCCTCCCGCGCAAGTTCGACGAAGCGGCGTGGCACGCGAAGTGCCGAACCCCCGCTGGTCAGCACGGCTTCGTCGCCGAACAGGTCGGTGGGGGCGTCACCGACCTGCCATGTCACATCCGCCGGTGGTACGCGCGCAGCCGCCAGCGCGCGCGCCGCATCGCGCCAGCCGTCGAAATCATCCTCTGCAGTGAGCGCGACAACCCGCATCAGGCGATCGGCTTACTCGCGGGCATCGCCGGGTAGTTCATCCTCAGCCCGCGCCAGTTCCTTGGGCTTGCGCTTCTCGAAGATCGCGGCGAGCTTTTTCTTGGTCTCCTCCGACAGACCCTTCGACGCGGCGGGAAACATCTCCTCCTCCTCTTCGTCGATATGATGGAGATAGCGGTGTTTCATCGTCTTGAAGCGGGTCAGCCAGCCGCTCGACGAGAATTCCATCTCGACCAGCTCGCCAAGCATGTCGTCGACTTCCTTGTGCTCCGACACCGAATGCCGCGCTTCGTCGCGCAAATCGGGGTTGGCGAGCATCGTCGCGTAGAGCGATTCTTCCTCGGCGGCGGCATGCGCCTGAAGTTCGAGGCGCAGTTCCTCGAACAGCTCGCGCCGTTCCTCGCTATCGCCACTGGTCTCGGCGATGCGGTCGAGCAGGTCGCGCTGACGATCATGGTCGGCGATCAAATCCTCGAAAATGCGGTCGGTGGCCATGCTGTGTCTCCTTCGCCGGTCAAACTGCCTGCGCGGGCAGTTGTTTCACCCGCGACTCATTCTCACGCAGCGAACAGTTCGAGTTGCTCGCGTTTGGGGGCCAGCAGGGTGCGCAGGTCAGCGCGATCCGTCAGCGCGAGGGGGCGCCAGTCGGATGCGATCAGAAACGGCCGCATCTTGGTGATCGACACTGTCAGCCGTCCGATATCGGCCAGCGTTAGCCTTCGCCAGCGACGCGCGGCGAGGATGCGATTGACCGCCTTTACCCCCAGCCCCGGTATGCGGAGCAGCGATTCGCGCGGCGCACGGTTCACGTCGACAGGGAAACTGGCGCGGTGTTTGAGCGCCCAAGCGAGTTTCGGGTCGATGTCGAGTGGCATCATGCCGGTGGCGGTATCGGCGGCGTCGGCAACCTCCTGTGGCGAATAATCGTAGAAGCGCATCAACCAGTCGGATTGGTAGAGCCGGTGTTCGCGCATCAGCGGCGGGCGCTGGAGCGGGAGCACGGCGCTGGCGTCGGGGATCGGGCTGAACGCGGAATAATAGACGCGGCGCAGGTTGAAGCGACCATAAAGCCCGGCGGCGCGCCCGACGATATCGCGGTCGGTCGCCGAATCCGCGCCGACAATCATTTGGGTGGACTGGCCGGCAGGCGCGAATTTGGGGGCCGAGCGGTATTTCTTCTTCGCATCGCCGCTGTCGTCGATACTGGTCTTGAGCGACTTCATCGCACCCTCGATCCGCGTGGCGGATTTTTCGGGGGCGAGGCGGGTGAGGCCGGCGACGGTGGGCAATTCCACGTTGATCGACAGGCGGTCGGCATACAGCCCGGCCTGATGAATCAGTTCCGGATCGGCGTCCGGTATCGTCTTGAGATGGATATAGCCGCGGAAATCATGATCTTCGCGCAAGCTGCGCGCGACCTCGACGATCTGCTCCATCGTGTAATTGGATGAACTGATGATGCCGGACGAGAGGAACAGCCCCTCGATATAATTGCGCCGGTAGAAATCGAGCGTGAGCTTGACGACTTCGGGCGCGGTGAAGCGCGCGCGGCGGACGTTCGAGCTTTTGCGGTTGATGCAATAATGGCAGTCGAAAATGCAGCTGTTGGTCAGCAGGATTTTGAGCAGGCTGATGCAACGGCCATCGGGCGCGTAGGCGTGGCAGATGCCCATGCCCTCTGTCGATCCCAGTCCCTTGCCGCCCGACGATTTGCGTTTGGCGGTGCCGGAGGACGAACAGCTCGCATCGTATTTTGCCGCATCGGCGAGAGTCGCGAGCTTTTCGCGGAGGTCGATCTGGGCCATTCGTTCCTTCTATGTTCTGGAACGAATGCTGTCCAGTCAGATACTTAGGCGTTCCCGCCGCACTGCCATCGCCAGCATTCCCGCCAGTGCGCCAGCCAATGCGAGATAGAGCCCCATCCCCGCCCAGGGCGACCAGCCCCAGAACTCGTTGGGAATCGTGCGAAGGTCGCCGCCCGCGAATTTGGGCCAGATATATTGAGTCAGCGGTTGGGTGTAGAAATCGGGGACCGTGATCTCGGCCGATGCGAAGATCAGGTTGAGGGCGATGCTGACGGCAAGAAATCCGATGCCCAGCCACTTCTCGACCCGGTTGGCGCTTGACCAGAAAGCGGCGAGGCCGATGGCGAGATAGGCGATGGCGGGTTGGGCGTGGCGCGGGCCGGTGGCGTGGCCGCCGTCCCAATAGATATAGGATGCGTGATAGAGGAACGCGATCACCGCGCCGGCGGTCAGCATGATGCCGAGGTCGCGGCGGGCCGGATCGCGCAACCGGGTCCAGATGCCGAACGGGGCAAGCGCGAGGACGGGCGCGACCCAGATCATCCCGCGCCGCTTGCCGCCGAGGATTTCCCACAGCACGTCGAGCTTTGGATAGGTCAGGCCGAAAAAGCCCTGCTTCATCCCCTCAAATCCGACCACGCCCGAATAGCCGGTCTGGAAGGCGTTGCCGAAGGTAGCGAGATTATAGGCGAAGAGCGGGATCGACGCGACGATGCCCCCGGCGAGTGTCAGAGCGATCGTGCGCAGGATGATGGGCCGCTCCCAGCCCCGGATGCGCCATAAGGCCCATAATGCGACCGGCGCACCGGTGAGGATC is a window from the Sphingomonas sp. LT1P40 genome containing:
- a CDS encoding RcnB family protein — encoded protein: MKNKLMFAALIAAVAMPAMAAAPASAQSQREVRRDRQDLREERGELRRAQRTGDRRDIREERRDVREARRDVRDSVQDRNRRWGNDDWRGYRTQNRRVYSRGNWRAPFRYNGFSAGVRIAPQYYGSRYYINDPWRYRLPAAGYNQRWVRHYDDMLLVDTRRGRVIRVIRNFFW
- a CDS encoding YceD family protein, which gives rise to MTPEFSRPHRLDAIGAGDRSVAVDADEGERKALARRFGLIAIDRLHASGTIRQDATGIVMRGHLSGAVVQACSISGDPVPAIVEEDFSIRFVPEAGAGEDEVELTADDCDTVFFAGSAIDVGEAVAETLALALDPFPRGPTADTALRDAGVLSEEDTGPFAALAALKKKLK
- a CDS encoding hemerythrin domain-containing protein — encoded protein: MATDRIFEDLIADHDRQRDLLDRIAETSGDSEERRELFEELRLELQAHAAAEEESLYATMLANPDLRDEARHSVSEHKEVDDMLGELVEMEFSSSGWLTRFKTMKHRYLHHIDEEEEEMFPAASKGLSEETKKKLAAIFEKRKPKELARAEDELPGDARE
- a CDS encoding putative DNA modification/repair radical SAM protein, which produces MAQIDLREKLATLADAAKYDASCSSSGTAKRKSSGGKGLGSTEGMGICHAYAPDGRCISLLKILLTNSCIFDCHYCINRKSSNVRRARFTAPEVVKLTLDFYRRNYIEGLFLSSGIISSSNYTMEQIVEVARSLREDHDFRGYIHLKTIPDADPELIHQAGLYADRLSINVELPTVAGLTRLAPEKSATRIEGAMKSLKTSIDDSGDAKKKYRSAPKFAPAGQSTQMIVGADSATDRDIVGRAAGLYGRFNLRRVYYSAFSPIPDASAVLPLQRPPLMREHRLYQSDWLMRFYDYSPQEVADAADTATGMMPLDIDPKLAWALKHRASFPVDVNRAPRESLLRIPGLGVKAVNRILAARRWRRLTLADIGRLTVSITKMRPFLIASDWRPLALTDRADLRTLLAPKREQLELFAA
- the pbpC gene encoding penicillin-binding protein 1C encodes the protein MLRWRIWTRTRRLWASIEAPTHRAWWTGPRIVVATVLAFAGVYAAIDYATLPPRLPGHAATVAGWKPSEAWLYDRNGRLLDSSRVDFAARRLGWVTPDKIAPDAVEALVAAEDRRFRDHDGIDWWSVAGSIRDRVQGKRARGASTLSMQVAAYLAPELAAPGSRGLFDKFRQMRAGAALERVWSKDDILEAYLNLAGFRGEAQGIGAAALGLFGKTPDALTRDDGYLLAALLPNPSAGAPEVARRACALLRNTASRNSDCARFAGAAASMLGPARSLALDPGLAPHLANRLLTEPGARVTTTIDTGIQQVAIRALRRQLLGLGGTRARDGAVVVADNQTGEILAWVGGIGGESTAPSVDGAASYRQAGSTLKPFLYAQAIEKGYLTPASILDDSPVQLDTASGLYVPQNYDRAFKGPVSARAALAGSLNVPAVRTLVLTGVEAFRDRLWDTGYRGLTEDGEYYGFSLALGSAEVTLVEQVAAFRSLVLGGRFAPLTVRKGEKAQPARVTTTPQAAWLVSDMIADPNARASTFGMDSALRLPFWAAVKTGTSKGMRDNWCIGFSDRYTVGVWIGNLEGDPMRAVSGTSGAAPVWRDVMMALHTGRPGRQPVRPEGIEQRAIVFGGGIEQPRREFFLRGTAMNRVAAAPAGSRRPRIVSPLSGSVYALDPDIPIERQRMAISVTGEVTGHRLVLDGRDLGAADARPMVLAGPGSHKLRLVDLGGRVVDQVMFTVR
- a CDS encoding ubiquinol-cytochrome C chaperone family protein encodes the protein MTMGLWQRLTGRKAENPALALYQAVVAHGRAPHWYEAGGVPDTINGRFDMIATVLAIVLLRMEAEQEAAAASAQLAECFIDDMDGQLRQSGVGDVVVGKRMGKMMGLVGGRLGAYRDGLASEGFEDALLRNLYRGEHPGEAALAHSAGELRALHTALAGVPLDALLAGRLPG
- a CDS encoding outer membrane protein assembly factor BamE — translated: MVSARVLRVAVSGPILIGLLLGAGACAPLRGYQGYVVDSDLVNSVQPGVDNRESVLATLGKPTLTSQFNQGEWYYVGRQTRNYAFNDPKAREQTTLRIRFDAAGNVTDVNRTGAEQIASISPSGKKTPTLGRERGFFEDLFGNIGTVGAPGTGPGPSDGP
- a CDS encoding UdgX family uracil-DNA binding protein (This protein belongs to the uracil DNA glycosylase superfamily, members of which act in excision repair of DNA. However, it belongs more specifically to UdgX branch, whose founding member was found to bind uracil in DNA (where it does not belong), without cleaving it, appears to promote DNA repair by a pathway involving RecA, rather than base excision.), translated to MRVVALTAEDDFDGWRDAARALAAARVPPADVTWQVGDAPTDLFGDEAVLTSGGSALRVPRRFVELAREAILHSDPQRFALLYTLLARIAADPHAIDDSADPLVQRLERMTKAVRRDIHKMRAFVRFRELTDDDAQRFVAWFEPEHHIARINARFFVDRFNSMNWSILTPDISLHWDGKTLSEGPGATKEDAPQDDPAEAIWKTYYAAIFNPARLKTGAMLKEMPRKYWKNMPETALVPGLIAGARAREIAMVEAARTAPGGNSEAAWAALRDEAATCTRCHLFKHATQTVFGEGPVDAPLMLVGEQPGDQEDLAGHPFVGPAGQVLDRALAEAGIDRSAAYLTNAVKHFKFEPRGKRRIHSKPDAGEITACRWWIEQERLLVRPKVTVALGATAARSLLGRAVTISKERGHPLTLPDGGEAWITVHPSYLLRLPDEARKAEEYGVFVADLRAAAARL